In a single window of the Heliangelus exortis chromosome 1, bHelExo1.hap1, whole genome shotgun sequence genome:
- the GOLGB1 gene encoding golgin subfamily B member 1 isoform X7, translating to MRSVRLSLLLPLFPGDDSDRVKMLSRLSGLANTVLQELSGDDGDADTESSVAVQALEPEAESMEEAPAELSERLAQTEQLVVQLKDLIREKDALLQQKETALKEEREAADAKLMKLKLQAKAKLSSLNKRIEELTEKGSPSPAQTLSEEQVCPKCQKNQRTSEGHGEETESLKEQLREQEETVQDLKEELALAKRNLKDAEIKYATQMNSLQEVILEKEALLKEQGQQHQAELLKIVTQSDLKVEMQQNLCTLQRKLEEQEAALLGHTQVVELLQQELHTAEQQNQVLLAQCQKLEVDLSTLRDVLDAERRESQGIREKMEMELAERKLSSHCLQEEVQCLSEQLEDARRAQVKLEVKYKDLQQKQRLEVEEKNLQVSCLKVAEKELQSSHAALVAENDQLRREVDRLLELSAVNSATIQKLQDELVQKSEEFICCQNELKSQSAVQVAELKKQDEKSPRKKMIDQKDGNGTSLLPTENSERQKTEGEIPHMQLVPQEPQQEVVMVTENVKQNKNVGPEIKLQDLQTPETSASGVDCFSTGVSGELVNSEVQKPFDDSLVLPEASTDGFPNGSKQLTEENCPPEILEYFAVKKQKELSVLLLELKEAQEEIDFLRSQLKGPNGQASTSNQTGEADNQLQDNSRIWLHEREEQKASDTQNESGSSSLVKETELQQIGVLQENRSSLQAVSHGSTVPCRREMEAMIKVPAADPEPGTSPAQEIIKLQNQSTELQITLQKSQEAYKKDLGEKSAEINRLKQLAEEYRKKIEDSDRAFCVLTEERDQLLCQVKELSTITELKERVKQLEEDLALSEKQRLSDSESRLLREQIQSLKNEFKSKEIKIEALQKDLDEAQLQLSNQDVQLKDLRSQIEKKECEVLDLEQLLKKNTAELEELSQNLASKRCETASLEQLVAEHTRSIESLQQTLLEKDQQMSEISISMSEKMVLLNEEKFSLGNELKSLKEQTSLLLKAQEERDQNIEAKNKNLKCAVSEQQHETEAACKESDRLVNELELLKKENEQVKQKLQAALVNRKELLKKVRKLENELVQSRREQDSETSVAQETEGEENTTSVMSREVNLESHPSEEYLIQLLSEKESELQSIQKDLQDKETTEARLQALIEEMKRSLQGKTNTVSNEDEIKIMESQAVADKVGETNKSPKDYEENEKNTLAAINLEEDQKYALKERISTLVQEKEQLQKKLQEALISRKDTIKKAQEKDRHHREQLKQQKDDYNVLQEQFDKQSKEKESIQAQLRQLQEQKESTETVLGNQGGLDSSCMDAENTTNSKLVQVADVSGEELKGKLEKLQMEKGELEYNINHMQNELACKSELVSQLQEHIVQLFLEIEGLKRTSDQAEAKAASLHTELERSQAKISNEGSLEDVKTLMQQKDEEIEFLNLQLQEKSEALSNVQAQLLEKEDSVKRLCSQLETQAQVHEDESKRLQRELLEIQEKQDEGAEAAKQKNQMQRKMQAALISRKEALKESKSLKEELATAKTTIENLNDKLNNMESQICGHTKETETLTEKLASLTEEREKLIAEVDKALTENQNLDGCCKNLTLTLDRVVLEKEELEKEVESLKCFQATESSEWQEKYRELQKEYETLLQSYENVSNETERIQRVLETARQEKQAVFMNLKSVEAKKEETDKQLQEARQEINGMKEKMRKFAKSKQQKILELEEENENLRAEMHSTDGELHRAGDVFTNTSLKEELESSRRDYQSLSAQLEIVMAEKESLNKEITDLKHHLQLTEFKLKESRELVDKYAAQKTTGEETNQAVAAPTDRTENQVEKSFRPDSPTEELEQKASAGSSPHEELGTYIQQIAELKERITELEGNRRASEQELGDIRMCVETLAGEKQALETQMKEKLHELNVLQDTVEEMEQTVQKTKDDLVRMTELKDRLEAEKDDLEERLMNQLAELNGSIGNYQQDATDFQIKNEQLQQELQSLQRMMHELEEEKCQMAKKKSEASSEKQKESVEKPKCSWRGDSSTHVKELQELLKEKQQEIKQLQKDCIKSQEKNSSLERTIKALEFVHTESQKEAEAAKENLDKAVEDTKKAQAELALCRVVLDDTQSEAARVLAESVKVKEELQANKENIKIQMKKKDEDFERRLEQEKNKHLKEIRNMEEKLAALQREKDDTETALGELQGSLKTKDEVVKQLEGSLNKTLAQLAAFTRSMSSLQDDRDRVINESKMWEKKFTETIQKMEEEIRSKEETCVVLKDQMKQMTMHVEELQTQISRLEHNKKCWESESRKEIEQHQKTCEMLQEEKKELSTQLEESQKLYSRSQNEQQRLESEISSLRDQLADLQNSFTQCDLVREELGSLVKQQETSIQNFKFSCEQLEADLQASKDLTNRLHEETSAKDQKIISLLSAKEEAVMAALSELQQQHSEEMKELQHRLSKKEEDKKALENEKNQFLSKLDHLNEKIKITREESKQQKAQLDSFTRSMSSLQDDRDRILRDYKQLEERHLGIILEKDQLIQEAADENNKLKEEIRSFHSRMDDLNSENAKLNAELVRYREDLNQVISIKDSQQKQLLKTQLQRIQALEKEKTVIETQLKESEQTRDDLRKSVVALREDKVSMSQEIEALTSSLSQVQSEVTALREGGPVMECQAQLKAQEEEAQELSHKLSVSQKRIRELEGELVCVQRDAAKRVEEAEDRLRKELKHLHHDAGIMRNETETAEERVAELARDLMEMEQKYLSVTDENKDLRAQIQSFGKSMSSLQDSWDQANEELHVLKQKYSVDLKEQKSLVQDLQKQVVQLQNEQLSTASNRDTVRSELAELQKATDERGLLAQIENLNQKLRAKDDELLHLSSKLEGSSNQVKSFSKAMASLQDERDRLLSELSKAHKIEEVKQQAGGSTPTTPSEIQSLKKALSSLQNDRDRVISSEVLRGDFSSLETETKHLQAQLSDSLKELHQKELRIQQLNSKLSQVFEEKNALSLQLRGSSRNICESHQHYSEVLNRCLVLERQLQELQSADKCMELLATDAAPGAPQEKNEPQSSNYTPELQELQLRLSESEHLHSSTKQDLRYLEEHLEEERDRRLAVEEALSAAQEQIRRLQSSEWMSSSSASIDVTPGHEHSLLIDSMDNNFSKTQNIPGLRRLLCSVLRSRTHLPLLVATYLLALHVLLVLCFTGHL from the exons GGTGAAGATGCTGAGCCGCTTGTCAGGGTTAGCAAACACTGTTTTGCAAGAGCTGTCAGGTGATGATGGAGATGCAGATACTGAATCCTCTGTTGCT GTCCAGGCTCTAGAgccagaagcagaaagcatgGAGGAGGCACCTGCGGAGCTGTCAGAGCGTCTGGCTCAAACAGAACAACTAGTTGTTCAGCTGAAGGATTTGATCCGAGAAAAGGATGCCCTGCTCCAGCAAAAAGAAACTGCACTCAAG GAGGAGCGAGAGGCTGCAGATGCAAAGCTGATGAAGCTGAAACTTCAGGCCAAAGCCAAACTGTCCTCTCTGAACAAACGCATTGAGGAGCTGACAGAGAAAGGATCACCATCGCCTGCACAGACCTTATCAGAAGAGCAAGTGTGTCCCAAG TGTCAGAAGAACCAAAGAACAAGCGAAGGGCACGGAGAGGAAACTGAATCACTAaaagagcagctcagggagCAAGAGGAAACTGTCCAGGATCTGAAGGAAGAGCTGGCTTTGGCCAAACGGAATCTGAAAGATGCTGAAATCAAGTATGCTACACAG ATGAACTCCCTGCAGGAAGTGATTCTGGAGAAGGAAGCCCTCCTAAAAGAGCAGGGCCAACAGCACCAAGCTGAATTGCTCAAGATAGTGACCCAGTCAGATCTGAAAGTAGAGATGCAGCAG AACCTGTGTACACTTCAGAggaagctggaggagcaggaagcaGCATTGCTGGGACACACTCAGGTGGTTgaactgctgcagcaggagctacATACTGCTGAGCAACAAAACCAGGTAC TTCTAGCTCAGTGCCAGAAGTTGGAAGTGGATCTAAGCACCCTGCGGGATGTGCTAGATGCAGAGAGACGAGAGTCTCAGGGTATCAGAGAGAAGATGGAGATGGAACTAGCTGAGAGGAAGCTGTCCTCCCACTGCTTGCAGGAGGAGGTGCAGTGTCTCTCTGAACAGCTGGAAGACGCAAGAAGAGCACAAGTTAAATTAGAGGTGAAGTATAAAGAcctgcagcagaaacagaggCTGGAGGTGGAAGAGAAAAACCTGCAGGTCAGTTGCCTTAAGGTGGCTGAGAAAGAGCTGCAATCTAGCCATGCTGCCCTGGTAGCTGAGAATGATCAGCTGAGACGGGAAGTTGACCggctgctggagctgtctgCCGTAAACAGTGCTACAATACAGAAACTACAGG ATGAACTTGTACAGAAATCAGAGGAATTTATCTGTTGTCAGAATGAGTTGAAATCCCAGTCAGCAGTGCAGGTCGCTGAACTGAAGAAGCAG GATGAAAAATCTCCACGGAAGAAAATGATAGATCAGAAAGATGGGAATGGAACTTCACTCCTACCCACAGAAAACTCAGAAAGACAGAAGACTGAAGGTG AAATACCACACATGCAACTTGTTCCCCAGGAGCCTCAGCAGGAAGTTGTGATGGTCACAGAAAATGTGAAGCAG AATAAGAATGTTGGACCTGAGATAAAATTGCAAGACTTGCAGACTCCGGAAACTTCAGCCTCTGGTGTAGACTGCTTTTCTACAG GTGTGTCAGGAGAGCTGGTGAATTCTGAAGTGCAAAAGCCTTTTGATGACTCTTTGGTGCTCCCTGAG gCAAGCACAGATGGCTTTCCCAATGGAAGCAAGCAGCTTACTGAGGAAAATTGTCCCCCTGAAATTCTAGaatattttgctgtaaaaaaacagaaggagctgtcagttttgctgctggaaCTGAAGGAAGCCCAAGAAGAAATAGATTTTCTGAGAAGTCAGCTCAAGGGTCCAAATGGTCAAGCTTCTACAAGTAACCAAACAGGAGAAGCAGATAACCAGCTGCAAGATAATTCCCGGATATGGTTACATgagagggaagagcagaaggCTTCAGATACACAAAATGAGTCAGGCAGTAGCTCATTagtgaaagaaacagaactgcAGCAAATTGGTGTgcttcaggaaaacagaagcagtCTTCAAGCAGTGTCCCATGGGAGCACTGTTCCCTGCAGACGGGAGATGGAGGCAATGATAAAAGTGCCTGCAGCAGATCCAGAGCCTGGCACCTCTCCAGCTCAAGAAATTATAAAGTTACAAAACCAAAGTACAGAACTGCAAATAACTCTGCAGAAATCACAAGAAGCCTATAAGAAAGATCTAGGAGAAAAAAGTGCTGAAATAAATAGGCTAAAGCAGTTGGCTgaggaatacagaaaaaaaatagaggattCTGACAGAGCATTTTGTGTCTTGACTGAAGAACGAGATCAGCTCCTGTGTCAAGTGAAGGAACTTTCTACCATAACAGAACTGAAAGAGCGAGTGAAGCAACTTGAGGAAGATCTAGctctttcagaaaagcagagattgtCAGACAGTGAAAGCAGACTTCTGAGAGAACAAATCCAGAGCcttaaaaatgaatttaaatcCAAGGAGATAAAAATTGAAGCTTTGCAAAAAGACTTGGATGAAGCACAACTTCAGCTTTCTAACCAGGACGTGCAACTAAAGGATCTGAGAAGCCAGATTGAGAAGAAGGAATGTGAAGTACTTGATCTAGAACAACTTTTGAAGAAGAATACAGCTGAGTTAGAAGAACTTTCCCAAAACTTAGCCTCAAAGAGATGTGAAACAGCAAGTTTAGAACAACTCGTTGCTGAACACACCAGGTCTATAGAGAGCCTGCAGCAAACCTTGCTGGAGAAAGACCAACAGATGTCAGAGATCAGCATCAGCATGTCTGAGAAAATGGTCCTGCTGAATGAAGAGAAATTTTCTCTAGGAAATGAGCTGAAGAGTCTTAAGGAGCAAACGAGTCTGTTATTAAAAGCCCAGGAAGAAAGAGACCAAAACattgaagcaaaaaataaaaatctgaaatgtgctgtgtctgagcagcagcatgAGACAGAGGCAGCGTGCAAAGAAAGTGACAGATTGGTAAATGAACTTGaacttctgaaaaaagaaaatgagcaagTCAAGCAGAAGCTGCAAGCAGCCCTTGTTAACAGGAAGGAGCTTCTGAAGAAGGTCAGAAAATTAGAGAATGAATTAGTACAATCGAGAAGAGAGCAAGATTCAGAAACCTCAGTGGCTCAGGAAActgaaggggaagaaaatacaACAAGTGTGATGAGCAGAGAAGTGAATCTCGAAAGCCATCCCAGTGAAGAGTATCTGAttcagctgctttctgagaAGGAATCTGAATTGCAGAGCATACAGAAGGACCTGCAGGATAAAGAAACTACCGAAGCACGATTACAGGCACTGATTGAGGAAATGAAGCGAAGCTTGCAAGGAAAGACAAATACTGTCTCAAATGAGGATGAAATCAAAATCATGGAGAGTCAGGCAGTTGCTGACAAAGTAGGTGAAACCAATAAAAGCCCAAAAGattatgaagaaaatgaaaaaaatactttagcAGCTATAAATCTTGAAGAAGACCAAAAATATGCTCTGAAAGAGAGGATTTCAACGCTTgtacaagaaaaagaacaacTTCAAAAAAAACTGCAGGAAGCCCTGATATCTCGCAAAGACACTATAAAAAAGGCTCAAGAAAAAGACAGGCACCACAGAGAACAGCTGAAACAGCAGAAGGATGATTACAATGTCCTACAAGAACAATTTgataagcaaagcaaagagaaggagaGCATCCAAGCTCAGCTCAGACAGCTCCAAGAACAGAAAGAATCAACAGAGACTGTTCTTGGGAATCAAGGTGGGTTGGATTCTTCCTGCATGGATGcagaaaatacaacaaataGCAAACTTGTGCAAGTTGCAGATGTTTCTGGGGAAGAATTAAAgggaaaacttgaaaaattgcAGATGGAGAAAGGGGAATTGGAATATAACATTAACCATATGCAAAATGAACTTGCTTGCAAATCAGAATTAGTCTCTCAGTTGCAAGAGCACATAGTACAGTTGTTTCTGGAGATAGAAGGGTTGAAGAGAACCTCTGACCAAGCTGAAGCTAAGGCAGCAAGTCTTCATACAGAACTGGAGAGGAGTCAAGCAAAAATCTCTAATGAGGGCAGTCTGGAAGATGTGAAAACACTTATGCAGCAAAAGGATGAAGAAATTGAATTTCTTAACTTGCAGTTACAGGAGAAAAGTGAAGCTCTCAGTAATGTGCAGGCACAGTTGCTGGAAAAAGAGGATTCAGTCAAGAGACTATGTAGTCAGTTGGAAACTCAAGCTCAGGTACATGAGGATGAAAGCAAACGACTGCAGAGAGAGTTGCTTGAAATTCAGGAGAAGCAAGATGAGGGTGCAGAAGCAGCTAAACAGAAGAATCAAATGCAGAGAAAGATGCAAGCTGCCCTTATCTCTAGAAAAGAGGCACTGAAGGAGAGCAAGTCTCTGAAAGAGGAGCTGGCTACTGCTAAAACTACAATTGAAAATCTTAATGACAAATTGAATAATATGGAAAGCCAAATATGTGGCCACactaaagaaacagaaactttAACAGAAAAGCTAGCCAGCCTCACTGAAGAACGAGAAAAACTGATTGCAGAAGTTGATAAAGCACTTACAGAAAATCAGAATCTTGATGGGTGCTGTAAAAACCTTACATTAACTCTGGATAGAGTTGTTCTAGagaaggaggagctggagaaggaggtggaatCCTTGAAATGCTTTCAAGCCACAGAGAGTTCTGAGTGGCAGGAGAAATacagggagctgcagaaagaaTATGAAACTCTCCTGCAGTCCTATGAGAACGTGAGCAATGAAACTGAGCGGATTCAGCGTGTTTTGGAAACTGCTaggcaggaaaagcaggcagTTTTCATGAATCTGAAAAGTGTTGAAGCCAAAAAAGAGGAAACGGATAAGCAGCTACAGGAGGCTCGACAGGAGATCAATGgaatgaaggagaaaatgaggaaatttgCAAAATCAAAGCAACAAAAGATCCTGGAActagaagaggaaaatgagaacCTAAGAGCAGAAATGCATTCTACAGATGGAGAGCTGCACAGGGCTGGAGATGTCTTTACAAATACTAGCCTGAAAGAAGAGCTGGAGAGCTCTAGGAGGGACTACCAGTCTCTTTCTGCTCAGCTTGAGATAGTAATGGCTGAAAAGGAGTCTCTTAATAAAGAGATCACAGACTTAAAGCATCATTTGCAGTTAACAGAATTTAAgctgaaggaaagcagagaactgGTGGACAAGTATGCTGCTCAGAAGACAACAGGGGAAGAAACAAATCAGGCAGTTGCTGCACCAACAGACAGGACTGAAAATCAAGTGGAGAAAAGTTTTAGACCAGACTCTCCTACTGAAGAACTGGAACAAAAAGCATCTGCAGGCAGTAGCCCCCATGAAGAACTTGGTACCTACATACAGCAGATAGCTGAACTCAAAGAGCGAATTACAGAATTGGAAGGTAACAGGAGGGCTTCAGAGCAAGAGCTGGGTGACATCCGCATGTGTGTTGAGACTTTAGCAGGGGAGAAACAGGCTTTAGAGACCCAAATGAAAGAGAAACTCCATGAATTGAATGTTCTTCAGGACACAGTTGAAGAGATGGAACAAACAGTCCAAAAAACCAAAGATGACCTTGTCAGGATGACAGAACTGAAAGACAGGCTAGAAGCTGAGAAGGACGATTTGGAAGAAAGGCTAATGAATCAGCTGGCAGAACTTAATGGGAGTATTGGAAACTATCAGCAAGATGCAACAGACTTCCAGATCAAAAATGAGCAACTGCAACAGGAGCTTCAGAGTTTGCAGAGAATGATGCATGAactggaggaggagaaatgtcagatggcaaagaagaaaagcGAAGCaagttcagaaaagcaaaaggaatctGTAGAAAAGCCAAAATGCAGTTGGAGGGGAGACAGCAGCACACATGTAAAGGAGcttcaggagctgctgaaagagaaacagcaggagattaagcagctgcagaaggacTGTATTAAGAGCCAGGAAAAGAACAGTAGTTTAGAAAGAACTATTAAAGCTCTGGAATTTGTGCACACTGAGTCTCagaaagaggcagaagcagcCAAGGAGAATTTAGATAAAGCAGTAGAAGACACCAAGAAAGCCCAAGCGGAGCTTGCACTCTGCAGAGTAGTGTTGGATGACACCCAGAGTGAGGCAGCAAGGGTTCTAGCAGAGAGTGTCAAAGTCAAAGAAGAGCTGCaggcaaacaaagaaaatattaaaattcaaatgaaaaaaaaagacgaGGACTTTGAGAGAAgactggagcaggaaaaaaacaagcacttGAAGGAAATCAGGAACATGGAAGAAAAGCTGGCAGCTTTGCAGAGGGAGAAAGATGATACAGAAACAGCTCTTGGTGAGCTTCAAGGCTCCTTGAAGACAAAAGATGAAGTAGTCAAGCAATTGGAAGGCAGCCTAAACAAAACCCTAGCCCAGCTTGCAGCCTTCACCAGGAGCATGTCGTCCCTTCAGGATGACAGGGATAGAGTGATCAATGAATCAAAAATGTGGGAGAAGAAATTCACTGAAACCATTCAAAAGATGGAGGAAGAAATACGTTCAAAAGAGGAAACTTGTGTTGTGCTCAAGGACCAGATGAAACAGATGACCATGCATGTCGAAGAACTTCAGACTCAGATATCCAG GCTAGAACACAACAAGAAATGCTGGGAGTCTGAATCCAGGAAGGAGATCGAGCAGCATCAAAAGACATGTGAAATgttgcaggaggaaaaaaaggagctttcGACCCAGCTTGAAGAATCTCAAAAACTGTACAGCAGGTCTCAGAATGAGCAGCAGAGACTGGAGTCAGAGATCAGCAGCCTGAGAGACCAGCTTGCTGACTTACAGAATTCCTTCACCCAATGTGACTTGGTCAGAGAAGAGCTGGGGAGCTTAGTCAAGCAACAAGAGACCAGCATCCAGAATTTTAAGTTCAGCTGTGAACAGCTTGAGGCTGATCTGCAAGCCTCAAAGGACCTAACAAATAGGCTGCATGAAGAAACGAGTGCCAAGGATCAAAAAATCATTAGTTTGCTGTCTGCCAAGGAAGAAGCAGTTATGGCTGCTCTATCTGAATTACAGCAGCAGCATTCTGAGGAGATGAAAGAGTTGCAGCATAGGCTAAGTAAGAaggaagaagataaaaaagctttggaaaatgAGAAGAACCAATTTCTTAGCAAACTTGATCATCTCaatgaaaagattaaaataaccAGAGAAGAAAGTAAGCAACAGAAGGCACAACTGGACTCCTTCACCAGGTCCATGTCCTCTTTGCAAGATGATAGAGACCGTATCCTGAGAGACTACAAGCAACTGGAGGAGCGACATCTTGGTATAATCTTGGAAAAGGACCAGCTAATTCAAGAGGCTGCTGATGAAAACAACAAGCTGAAGGAAGAAATCAGAAGTTTTCATAGCCGGATGGATGACCTCAACTCTGAGAATGCCAAGCTGAATGCAGAGCTGGTGCGGTATAGAGAGGATCTAAACCAAGTGATTTCAATAAAGGActcccagcagaagcagcttctcAAAACACAGCTTCAGCGGATCCAAGccctggaaaaggagaagacagTCATAGAAACCCAGCTGAAGGAGTCTGAGCAAACTCGGGATGACCTCAGGAAGAGCGTGGTGGCCTTGAGAGAGGATAAAGTCAGTATGTCTCAGGAGATTGAAGCCCTTACATCCTCTTTGTCTCAGGTGCAGAGTGAGGTGACAGCATTACGAGAGGGGGGTCCTGTAATGGAGTGTCAAGCTCAATTGAAGGCCCAAGAAGAAGAGGCACAGGAACTGAGTCATAAGCTTTCCGTGTCACAGAAAAGGATAAGAGAACTTGAGGGGGAACTAGTATGTGTTCAAAGGGATGCAGCCAAGAGAGTGGAAGAGGCCGAGGACAGGCTTCGGAAGGAATTGAAGCACCTACATCATGATGCAGGGATAATGAggaatgaaacagaaacagcagaagagagAGTAGCAGAGTTGGCACGGGACTTGATggaaatggaacaaaaatatctttcagtCACAGATGAAAACAAAGATCTCAGAGCTCAAATTCAGTCTTTCGGGAAGTCCATGAGCTCTCTTCAGGATAGCTGGGACCAGGCCAATGAAGAGcttcatgttttaaaacagaaatactcTGTAGACTTAAAGGAGCAAAAGAGTCTGGTGCAGGATCTTCAGAAACAAGTGGTTCAGCTACAAAATGAGCAACTTTCCACTGCCAGCAACCGAGATACAGTGAGGTCTGAGCTGGCAGAACTGCAGAAAGCCACTGATGAAAGAGGTCTCTTGGCCCAGATTGAGAATCTTAATCAGAAGCTCAGGGCCAAAGATGATGAGCTTCTCCATTTATCTTCGAAGCTGGAAGGCTCTTCCAACCAGGTCAAGTCTTTTTCCAAGGCTATGGCAAGCCTACAGGATGAGCGAGACCGTCTGCTGAGTGAATTGAGCAAAGCACATAAGATTGAAGAAGTGAAGCAACAAGCAGGAGGGAGCACTCCCACCACTCCTTCAGAAATTCAGAGTCTTAAGAAGGCACTCTCCTCCTTGCAGAATGACAGAGACAGAGTA ATTTCTTCAGAAGTTCTAAGAGGGGACTTTTCAAGCCtagaaacagagacaaaacATCTCCAGGCCCAGCTAAGTGACAGCCTGAAAGAACTTCACCAAAAAGAGCTCAGAATTCAGCAGTTAAACAGCAAG CTATCTCAGGtctttgaggagaaaaatgcCCTGTCCCTCCAGCTGCGTGGTAGCAGTCGGAACATCTGTGAGAGCCATCAGCACTACAGTGAAGTTCTGAACCGCTGCTTGGTGCTTGagaggcagctccaggagctgcagtctGCAGACAAATGCATG GAGTTGCTTGCAACAGATGCTGCTCCAGGAGCACCCCAAGAAAAGAATGAACCTCAGAGCAGCAATTACACACCAGAACTCCAGGAGTTGCAGCTGAG GTTGTCTGAATCAGAACATTTACATAGCAGCACAAAGCAGGATCTGAGGTATCTAGAGGAGCATCTGGAGGAAGAACGGGACCGTCGTCTTGCTGTAGAGGAGGCactctctgcagcacaggagcagaTTAGGAG GTTGCAGTCAAGTGAGTGGATGTCTTCCTCAAGTGCTAGCATTGATGTGACTCCAGGTCACGAGCATTCCTTGCTGATTGACTCCATGGATAATAATTTCAGCAAA ACTCAAAATATTCCTGGACTACGGCGCCTGCTATGTTCTGTCCTCCGTTCCCGGACCCACTTGCCTCTGCTAGTGGCCACCTATCTGCTTGCTCTCCATGTCCTGCTCGTCCTGTGCTTCACAGGCCACCTATGA